The sequence below is a genomic window from Kitasatospora kifunensis.
GGATGTCGCCGGTGCCGGGGTCGGCGGAGATGAGGGTGGAGAGGATCTTCACGGCGGTGGTCTTGCCGGCGCCGTTCGGGCCGAGCAGGGAGAAGACCGTTCCTGCGGGGACGGCCAGGTCGACGCCGTCGAGCACGACCTTGTCGCCGTAGGACTTGCGCAGCCCGTTCGCCGCGATGGCCAGGTCGGTCATGATGGGTGCTCCTTCAGAGGCTGCGGGAGGTCAGCGGGTGCGGGCGGTCAGGGGCTGCGGGTTTCAGAGGCTGCGGGCGGTGATGTCGCCGTGGTTGGTGGTGGCGCGGATGTCGAGTTCGGCGGTGCCGTCGTTCTTGAGGGCGTTGCTGATCCGGCCGTAGCCGGTGCCGGCGTCCAGGGCGGCCGAGACTCCGGCGGCGGCGCCGACCGTCACGTCGCCCATCTCGGTGCGGAGCACGACCTTGCCGCGCACGGCTTCGGTGATCCGGATGGCGCCCCTTGAGGTGCTGATCTCCGCAGGGCCGCCCAGCCGGCCGACCTCGACGTCGCCGTCGACCGCGGTGAGGCGCAGGCTCGCCGCCTCATCGATCTTGATCTGCCGGTACGCGCCGGTGAAGTCGACGTCGCCGAGGCGGCCGACACAGCGGAGCTCGGTGCAGGAGGTCTTGGCCTCGATGCTCGAGCCGGCGGGCAGCTGGACGGTGACCTCCACGGACCCGGAGGGGCCGAACAGCTGGTTCGTGGGTCCGGCCGTGTGGATCCGCAGGACGCCGTCGGTGTAGGCGACGGTGGTCTGCTCGGCGGCCTGGACGTCGCGGCCCTTGGCGGGGTTGGCGGGCAGGACCTCGACGGTGGTGTCGGCCCGCTCGGCGGCGATGAGGCAGATGCGCCCGGCCGAGATGTCCAGGAGGGCGGTGATCGGGGCGATGGTGTCGAACTTCTGCATGATGCTCTCCTCGAGCTCGTTCGTCGTTTCTGATGATGGAAACGCTATGTTGCGTTCGAGGATCACGCAACAAGCTCGTTGCGCAGAATCTGCATCACAGCAGGTGAGAGCTAGGATTTCGTTGCAACGGAAGCAAATCTAACGCAATGACAGATACCTCAGCCGTTGCATTGGATGGCAATCGAACGCTACGCTGGCGGCACCAGAGGAGCACGAAGGGAGATCACGGTGCCGGGAGGCAGACTCACCCAGCAGGACCGCCAGAAGATCGCGCTGGGGCTGGCCGACGGCCTCGCCTACGCGGAGATCGCCAGAGGTCTCGACCGTCCCACCTCAACGATCACGCGCGAGGTGATGCGCAACGGCGGCCCCACCGCCTACCGCGCCGACCTGGCCCACCGCGCCACCGAACGCCGCGCCCACCGGCGCAGGCCGACCACGCCCCGCGGGCAGGACGCGCCGGCGCAGGGCAAC
It includes:
- a CDS encoding DUF4097 family beta strand repeat-containing protein — translated: MQKFDTIAPITALLDISAGRICLIAAERADTTVEVLPANPAKGRDVQAAEQTTVAYTDGVLRIHTAGPTNQLFGPSGSVEVTVQLPAGSSIEAKTSCTELRCVGRLGDVDFTGAYRQIKIDEAASLRLTAVDGDVEVGRLGGPAEISTSRGAIRITEAVRGKVVLRTEMGDVTVGAAAGVSAALDAGTGYGRISNALKNDGTAELDIRATTNHGDITARSL